From the genome of Nitrosomonas sp., one region includes:
- a CDS encoding phage virion morphogenesis protein: protein MIKIQIEIDDRAVTQMLQRLIDAGRNPRPALLEIGEELLDSTKRRFENESAPDGSAWARNSPVTIKRKGRDQPLTSGGTLMDQINYQLTGSDTLDVGSPTIYAAMQQFGGAKSEFPNLWGDIPARPFIGISEEDGKMIVDTFNNYLRKEIG, encoded by the coding sequence ATGATCAAAATCCAGATAGAAATCGACGACCGCGCTGTCACGCAAATGCTGCAACGGCTGATCGATGCCGGGCGGAATCCGCGACCGGCGCTGTTGGAGATTGGCGAAGAGTTGCTAGACTCGACAAAGCGGCGTTTTGAAAACGAATCTGCGCCAGATGGCAGTGCATGGGCGCGCAACAGCCCGGTGACGATCAAGCGCAAGGGTCGCGACCAGCCGTTGACCAGCGGCGGCACGCTCATGGATCAGATCAATTACCAGCTTACCGGCAGTGATACGCTGGATGTTGGCAGCCCAACTATTTACGCGGCCATGCAACAATTTGGCGGTGCAAAATCTGAATTTCCAAACCTGTGGGGCGATATCCCCGCCCGGCCGTTTATCGGCATATCCGAAGAAGACGGCAAAATGATCGTCGATACATTTAACAATTATCTGCGAAAAGAAATCGGTTAA
- a CDS encoding DUF2190 family protein yields the protein MTQFNPLLPITMTASGAVTAERFVTSAGAQVSAAGAAAIGVSRMTVASGEKMTVDTHGTAIIEAGGAIALGAAVKSGADGRALTYDVGTKAGIALQASTGAGQRIEIMTLPAA from the coding sequence ATGACCCAGTTTAATCCATTATTACCCATCACCATGACCGCATCCGGCGCAGTAACCGCCGAGCGGTTTGTTACCAGCGCGGGCGCTCAGGTTTCTGCCGCCGGCGCTGCAGCTATTGGCGTTTCCAGAATGACTGTTGCATCCGGCGAAAAAATGACGGTCGACACGCATGGCACGGCGATTATTGAAGCTGGTGGCGCAATTGCGCTTGGCGCAGCGGTCAAATCCGGCGCTGACGGACGCGCTTTGACCTATGACGTTGGCACAAAAGCGGGCATTGCCTTGCAAGCTTCGACCGGTGCGGGACAGCGTATCGAAATCATGACGCTGCCCGCTGCGTAA
- a CDS encoding major capsid protein — MPQMTGSAVRVVDPVLTEVARGYRNPAYIGSALFPRVPVGVRGGRIIEFGKESFRLYNTARAPGSKVVIAQFGYSGQPYALEDHSISGMVPIEHLEEASQTPGIDMGSGAVQFARDIILLRQEYDQATIARNPASYAASNKVTLSGTSQWSDYSGTSDPIADIEDFIDVIRSKTGMRPNTLELGAPVFKAVKNHPKVIERIKYTGRESATPELLASLLGLQRVVVGDAIYTDADGNTQDVWGKDAVLAFTNTAPLSSMGVPSYGYTYGLRGYPLSEPAYYDGGHKSWLYPTSDSVSPVIAGADAGFLIVNAVA; from the coding sequence ATGCCACAGATGACTGGTTCAGCGGTTCGCGTAGTCGACCCGGTTTTAACGGAAGTTGCGCGGGGTTATAGAAACCCGGCGTATATAGGCAGTGCATTGTTTCCTCGTGTGCCGGTTGGCGTGCGTGGTGGCAGAATCATAGAATTCGGCAAGGAATCATTTCGGTTGTATAACACGGCGCGTGCACCGGGTTCAAAGGTTGTTATTGCGCAATTTGGCTATTCAGGACAACCGTATGCGCTGGAAGATCACTCGATTAGCGGTATGGTTCCCATCGAGCACCTGGAAGAAGCGTCGCAAACACCAGGTATCGACATGGGTTCTGGGGCCGTACAGTTTGCACGAGACATTATATTGCTCCGCCAGGAATATGACCAGGCGACTATTGCGCGAAACCCAGCTTCATATGCGGCAAGCAATAAAGTCACTTTGTCCGGCACCAGCCAATGGTCTGATTATTCCGGCACGTCCGATCCGATCGCCGATATCGAAGATTTTATTGACGTGATCCGATCTAAAACCGGCATGCGACCCAATACTCTTGAACTGGGTGCGCCAGTGTTTAAAGCAGTTAAAAACCATCCCAAAGTTATCGAGCGGATCAAGTACACCGGCCGAGAATCCGCTACCCCTGAACTGTTGGCAAGTCTTCTTGGTTTGCAACGTGTTGTTGTTGGCGATGCGATTTATACAGATGCCGACGGCAATACGCAGGATGTCTGGGGCAAGGATGCCGTGCTTGCATTTACCAACACAGCGCCATTATCCAGTATGGGCGTGCCCAGCTACGGCTATACATACGGACTGCGCGGTTATCCGCTATCAGAACCGGCCTATTACGATGGCGGCCATAAATCTTGGCTTTACCCGACTTCGGACAGCGTATCGCCTGTTATTGCGGGCGCGGATGCCGGATTCCTGATTGTTAATGCGGTAGCGTAA
- a CDS encoding DUF1320 domain-containing protein — MPYCTQQNMIDRFGNNELVELTDRSQLGEIDTAVLDAAIADATADIDMYLAMRYTLPLSTVPDVLTNLCCNIARYHLHDIGAPEHVKDKYDATIKLLRRIANGEIDLDVGETSAGAGDVAYETGSKVFGESQDWP; from the coding sequence ATGCCCTACTGCACCCAGCAAAACATGATCGACCGGTTTGGTAACAACGAACTGGTCGAGCTGACAGACCGCAGCCAGCTCGGGGAGATCGATACGGCCGTGCTTGATGCGGCTATCGCGGACGCCACGGCCGATATCGATATGTACCTGGCTATGCGCTACACGCTGCCGCTATCTACCGTCCCTGACGTGCTCACGAATCTGTGTTGCAACATTGCGCGTTATCATTTGCACGATATCGGAGCGCCCGAGCATGTCAAGGATAAGTACGACGCAACCATAAAGCTGTTGAGAAGGATCGCTAACGGCGAAATCGATCTTGATGTTGGTGAAACGTCCGCGGGTGCCGGGGATGTAGCATATGAAACTGGTTCAAAAGTATTCGGCGAGTCGCAAGACTGGCCATGA
- a CDS encoding tape measure protein, translating into MSNFEVGVRLTADGKDLVGASREAQAAIGGLGNAAKRTNSESASFTSQVKRQNDEVRKAASETNAHALSMNNLKTGLVAAAGAYVSFNAAVSGGRAIVQAALAQERLNNSLRVGLGSQQAATREIKFLREEADKLGLQFTSTAEQYAKLAAASKGTRLEGQATRDIFLSIAKASTVLGLSADQTGGALTAIEQIISKGTVSAEELRGQLGERLPGAFQVAARSINVTTQELGEMLQRGELTAEQLLPALARELERTYGAESQAAAQGLNAQINRLDNSFTDLKLAVADAGIIDMFSDSVVAATEFIGITARVIEQLRKIANEAAKIPGVGQVASNITPSNILKTITGNNILGNIASSGILEQLLGKNARAEVVATTQELQKAEEVISRIVRPGAKPQAPAEFSASMKREAEERKKLADQVIRDAQRAAKAREDEEKRAVDGAKRIIDALKRETEEVGKNTVQKRLMAAAAEAAKAPTKELAQDIMASAQAWAQATLSEERITEEHRKLKELAQTRAREEIEAAREVEQQWSRMWSTVENTARTSFIQFAAHGTDAMKSIGRAIQNSIIDLLYQLTLRPFIINVGANLFNAGGASGGNGLNALNVANVGATALNLFKTGLGVTSLAGAGLTKLGGSGLLGSFGAGLSGGAEAAAFIGAESAVAGAGTAASLGASVASVAGPAIALLAVDQIGKFLANGRKTGTFVDSVPVIGGLAGALFGRKPFKADRQDLVGNITAEGFEGVFNDSFKAKGSVFRSSRRDNIIVDTDSGALLNQFGRLSESGVSGQLSKFIDPAIDRAIELGKVLDESVASTVKSLRNVGDTLGISAASIDKFSFSVDLVSEKGQALSDAQVAQVIAEAAEQMATGLLPQVSDLSKRGESALQTLVRLSSEFESLENTVRLLGQTSTEAQTLLRSFTLEQRSAAVELAGGTDALNSKTQFFFNNVLTDTQKFAIVSADLRKELAKYGVTTVPTIEKLNNAVTSGKLTWEQFVAALDLTPMIVQANQYRDAINTATQSIVSPIDALETAFSALQQSVAAERERLTNDYNKSLEAVNQQISDVTDSVGKLRTLSAAINQTVVALRPISRDQAKQQIRDAIAAAQSGNFPTADSLRESLTTLARRDTSGFASSFEFEREQRKTANLVGELGDLTNTRLSTEERSLQALEEQRKALQDGFDRSTQRLDSMLGQGREAIDRLRGIETGVLSLADALKNINAASAAAGGPSNIGSPGLLPFSNAGGSIRSDRPITVTTQAELQPIRDFFAKNPTPKQIFDAAKKNNISSGMIASALGLGQRQIDQFFETTGLPRFAGGGLHSGGLRIVGERGPELEATGPARITSNNDLRNMLSNENVVAAINQLIAELQSNSTYNKRVANKLDSVTITVNGVPALRTGT; encoded by the coding sequence ATGAGCAACTTTGAGGTAGGCGTTCGACTCACTGCCGACGGGAAAGACCTGGTCGGCGCTTCGCGTGAAGCGCAAGCAGCGATTGGCGGCCTAGGCAATGCCGCGAAACGCACCAATTCAGAGTCAGCATCCTTTACCAGCCAGGTAAAGCGCCAGAACGACGAAGTCAGAAAAGCGGCCAGCGAGACCAATGCGCATGCGTTGAGCATGAACAATCTCAAGACCGGTCTGGTTGCTGCGGCTGGTGCATACGTCTCATTTAATGCGGCCGTTTCGGGCGGCCGCGCGATTGTACAGGCAGCGCTGGCGCAGGAGCGGTTAAACAACTCACTCCGGGTTGGACTTGGCAGTCAGCAGGCCGCTACACGCGAGATCAAGTTCTTACGTGAAGAAGCAGATAAACTGGGACTGCAATTCACCAGCACAGCCGAGCAGTACGCAAAACTGGCTGCGGCATCCAAAGGGACCCGGCTTGAGGGCCAGGCGACGCGGGATATCTTTCTGTCAATCGCCAAGGCGTCGACCGTGCTTGGGTTATCGGCAGATCAGACAGGTGGCGCGCTGACCGCGATTGAGCAGATTATATCGAAGGGCACGGTGTCGGCTGAAGAGTTACGCGGCCAGTTAGGCGAAAGATTGCCAGGCGCTTTTCAGGTTGCCGCGCGATCCATCAATGTCACCACCCAAGAACTTGGCGAAATGCTGCAACGTGGTGAACTCACAGCAGAGCAGCTATTGCCAGCACTTGCAAGAGAGCTGGAAAGAACATACGGCGCAGAATCTCAAGCCGCAGCGCAAGGACTCAATGCCCAAATCAACCGGCTGGATAATTCATTTACCGACTTAAAACTGGCTGTTGCCGATGCTGGCATTATCGATATGTTTAGCGATAGTGTTGTTGCTGCAACCGAGTTTATCGGCATCACGGCAAGAGTCATAGAGCAGCTTAGAAAGATTGCCAATGAAGCCGCCAAAATACCCGGCGTCGGTCAGGTTGCATCAAACATCACGCCGTCAAATATACTCAAAACAATAACCGGTAATAATATCCTGGGCAATATTGCGTCCAGCGGTATTTTAGAGCAGCTTCTCGGTAAAAATGCACGCGCCGAAGTCGTTGCAACGACACAGGAATTGCAAAAAGCCGAGGAAGTAATATCCCGTATCGTCCGCCCAGGCGCGAAGCCACAAGCGCCTGCCGAATTTTCTGCGTCCATGAAACGTGAAGCCGAGGAACGCAAAAAACTTGCCGACCAGGTTATTCGTGATGCACAACGGGCTGCAAAGGCGCGCGAGGACGAAGAAAAGCGGGCTGTTGACGGCGCAAAACGCATTATCGATGCGCTAAAGCGCGAAACCGAGGAAGTTGGCAAAAACACAGTGCAGAAACGTCTGATGGCAGCGGCCGCTGAAGCTGCCAAAGCGCCAACCAAAGAACTTGCGCAGGATATCATGGCCTCCGCGCAAGCCTGGGCGCAAGCAACGCTGTCGGAAGAGCGAATAACCGAGGAACACAGAAAGCTTAAAGAGCTGGCACAAACCAGAGCAAGAGAAGAAATCGAAGCAGCGCGCGAGGTTGAGCAACAGTGGAGCCGGATGTGGTCAACCGTTGAAAATACCGCGCGCACATCGTTTATACAGTTCGCTGCGCATGGAACGGATGCGATGAAATCAATCGGGCGGGCGATACAAAACAGCATAATCGACCTGCTTTATCAGCTCACACTAAGACCTTTCATTATTAACGTTGGCGCGAATCTTTTTAATGCTGGCGGCGCGTCGGGTGGCAACGGACTGAATGCGCTGAACGTTGCAAACGTCGGCGCAACCGCACTCAATCTGTTTAAAACCGGGCTTGGCGTGACTTCATTGGCTGGCGCTGGGTTAACAAAGCTAGGCGGCAGTGGCTTGTTAGGTTCGTTTGGAGCCGGTCTTTCGGGTGGCGCTGAGGCGGCCGCATTTATCGGCGCTGAAAGTGCTGTTGCCGGAGCGGGTACGGCAGCATCGCTGGGTGCTTCGGTTGCGTCCGTTGCCGGGCCAGCAATCGCATTGCTGGCAGTTGATCAGATTGGAAAGTTTCTCGCCAATGGCCGAAAAACCGGAACTTTTGTCGATAGCGTGCCGGTAATTGGTGGTTTGGCTGGCGCTCTGTTTGGACGTAAACCGTTCAAAGCGGATCGTCAGGATTTGGTTGGAAATATTACTGCAGAGGGTTTCGAGGGTGTATTTAACGATAGTTTCAAAGCTAAAGGTAGCGTATTTCGTAGCTCGCGCAGGGATAATATCATTGTCGATACTGATTCTGGCGCACTGCTCAACCAATTCGGGCGTCTCAGCGAAAGCGGCGTATCCGGGCAATTATCCAAGTTTATCGATCCAGCAATTGATCGGGCTATTGAGCTTGGCAAGGTACTGGATGAAAGCGTTGCAAGCACGGTTAAATCATTACGCAATGTTGGTGACACACTTGGGATAAGCGCGGCCAGCATTGATAAGTTTTCTTTTTCCGTTGATCTGGTGTCCGAAAAAGGCCAGGCGTTATCTGACGCGCAAGTCGCGCAGGTGATAGCCGAAGCTGCCGAGCAAATGGCAACAGGATTGCTGCCACAGGTCAGCGATCTGTCAAAACGCGGCGAATCAGCGTTACAAACCCTTGTGCGTTTAAGCAGTGAGTTTGAATCGCTGGAAAACACTGTCAGGCTGTTAGGTCAAACATCAACCGAAGCGCAAACGCTGTTGCGTTCATTTACGCTCGAACAACGGTCGGCCGCAGTTGAACTGGCTGGCGGTACTGATGCGTTAAACAGCAAGACACAATTCTTTTTTAATAACGTGCTGACTGATACGCAAAAGTTTGCAATTGTTAGCGCTGACTTACGAAAAGAACTTGCAAAATACGGCGTTACAACAGTGCCGACTATTGAAAAGTTAAACAATGCAGTCACAAGCGGCAAGCTGACATGGGAGCAGTTTGTCGCTGCGCTGGATTTAACGCCGATGATCGTGCAGGCCAATCAATACAGGGATGCGATCAATACAGCAACGCAGTCGATTGTTTCACCGATCGATGCGCTGGAAACCGCATTTTCTGCATTGCAACAATCCGTCGCGGCCGAGCGCGAGCGGCTGACGAACGATTACAACAAATCGCTAGAGGCTGTAAACCAGCAAATTAGCGATGTCACCGACTCTGTTGGCAAACTGCGGACATTGTCTGCAGCGATCAATCAAACCGTTGTCGCGCTGCGCCCGATCAGCCGCGACCAGGCAAAACAACAAATCCGGGATGCAATTGCCGCCGCACAATCCGGCAATTTCCCGACAGCGGACAGTCTTCGCGAATCGCTAACAACATTGGCCCGGCGCGATACTTCCGGTTTTGCAAGCAGTTTTGAGTTTGAGCGCGAGCAGCGCAAAACGGCCAACCTGGTCGGCGAATTGGGTGATCTGACAAATACCCGGTTAAGCACCGAAGAACGCAGCTTGCAGGCGCTTGAAGAACAGCGCAAGGCGTTACAAGACGGCTTTGATCGCAGTACTCAACGACTTGATTCAATGTTGGGTCAGGGGCGTGAAGCGATTGATCGTTTGCGAGGTATCGAAACAGGTGTTTTGTCGCTGGCCGATGCACTGAAAAACATTAATGCAGCATCCGCTGCGGCCGGTGGACCATCAAATATTGGCAGCCCAGGTTTGCTGCCTTTTTCCAATGCTGGCGGAAGTATTCGCTCAGACAGGCCAATCACAGTAACAACCCAGGCCGAGTTGCAGCCAATACGCGACTTTTTCGCGAAAAACCCGACGCCAAAGCAGATATTCGATGCGGCCAAAAAGAATAATATCAGCTCGGGCATGATTGCGTCGGCCCTTGGTCTTGGACAAAGGCAGATTGATCAATTCTTTGAAACGACCGGATTGCCTAGATTCGCTGGCGGCGGTTTGCATTCAGGTGGTCTGCGTATTGTCGGAGAACGCGGCCCGGAACTCGAAGCAACCGGCCCGGCAAGGATTACGAGTAATAACGATTTGCGAAATATGCTAAGCAATGAAAATGTTGTTGCTGCAATTAATCAGTTAATTGCAGAACTGCAAAGCAACAGCACGTATAACAAACGCGTTGCAAACAAACTGGATAGCGTAACGATTACAGTTAATGGCGTACCAGCGCTAAGGACGGGAACGTAA
- a CDS encoding glycoside hydrolase has product MRKILVNKPSGEQAVLTLYDGGAYNDPANVLWDEQTDGPLPDGVMPGKMRRVGGSLVADSGYIPSHASFVAAASVPNVVPMKNARLALLDSDLLSAVDAHVQTLSDSDKIHWQYATEIRRDHPLVESVRNALGWPDRRIDDLFIAASKNYDATAGVKFHPGHYYTILDWGRDKGYYLADVKSELLATPALRGVQARIFWNETEVSEGVYDFSLIDNLLAEFSAIGKRLVITLQTKTYLQDLLATPDYMTTPEYEGGSFQFSNPSNPSVAVGYSLKTWNAEVVKAFIRFIRQLGDRYNGHPFFEGICFIETTMSEPVDGTITISQEQIDDYYKNLIEINRMSRLYFPNTMVCQFVNYPRTILSWFVNDLKNIGSALGGPDVHPDDPGLTMFGNPNTPDGIYSYYSQLSGIVPLCPSVQPLNYLSTSKDGNGHTPTISELNAYARDVLHANYIFWTRQPGHYPGVLSHLNEPEQTADEFGGLNSQCPSSYYSCIV; this is encoded by the coding sequence ATGAGGAAAATACTGGTTAACAAGCCTTCAGGTGAGCAAGCAGTTCTAACACTGTATGATGGCGGCGCTTACAACGACCCGGCAAATGTTTTGTGGGACGAGCAGACAGATGGACCGCTGCCTGATGGTGTTATGCCAGGCAAAATGAGAAGAGTTGGCGGGTCACTCGTTGCTGATTCAGGTTACATTCCGAGCCATGCATCATTTGTTGCCGCCGCTTCAGTGCCAAATGTCGTGCCTATGAAAAATGCACGGCTGGCATTGCTCGATTCCGACCTGTTATCGGCTGTTGACGCGCATGTTCAGACGCTAAGCGATTCAGACAAAATCCACTGGCAATACGCAACAGAAATACGCAGAGACCATCCTCTTGTTGAGTCTGTACGAAACGCACTTGGGTGGCCGGATCGACGTATTGATGACTTGTTTATTGCGGCAAGTAAAAACTATGATGCAACTGCTGGGGTTAAGTTCCACCCAGGACACTATTACACGATACTGGATTGGGGCAGGGATAAGGGTTATTACCTGGCCGACGTTAAGTCTGAATTGCTCGCAACACCCGCGCTGCGTGGTGTGCAGGCTAGAATTTTCTGGAATGAAACTGAAGTATCAGAAGGCGTCTATGATTTTTCTCTGATTGATAACCTATTGGCGGAGTTTTCGGCAATTGGAAAACGGCTGGTAATAACGCTGCAGACAAAGACATATCTCCAAGATTTGTTAGCCACGCCAGACTATATGACAACGCCAGAGTATGAAGGCGGATCATTTCAATTTTCCAACCCTTCTAACCCGTCCGTGGCTGTCGGATACAGTTTGAAAACGTGGAATGCTGAGGTCGTAAAAGCGTTCATTCGTTTTATTAGACAATTAGGCGACCGCTACAATGGACACCCTTTTTTCGAAGGTATATGTTTCATCGAAACGACCATGAGCGAACCTGTTGATGGAACAATAACAATCAGCCAGGAGCAGATAGACGATTATTACAAAAATTTGATTGAAATAAACCGCATGTCCAGGCTTTATTTTCCAAACACAATGGTTTGTCAATTTGTCAATTATCCGCGCACAATTCTAAGCTGGTTTGTAAATGATCTGAAAAATATTGGTTCGGCCTTGGGTGGGCCTGATGTTCACCCAGATGACCCGGGCCTTACGATGTTCGGCAATCCAAATACGCCTGATGGCATTTACTCGTACTATTCACAGTTATCCGGTATTGTTCCGCTGTGCCCGTCCGTTCAACCGCTTAACTACTTAAGCACGTCAAAGGACGGGAACGGCCACACGCCAACGATTTCAGAACTAAATGCATACGCAAGAGATGTTTTGCACGCTAATTACATCTTCTGGACGCGGCAGCCAGGTCATTATCCTGGAGTCCTGTCACACCTAAACGAGCCGGAACAAACTGCAGATGAGTTTGGCGGGCTGAATTCACAATGCCCGAGTTCGTACTATAGTTGCATTGTTTAG